In a single window of the Elaeis guineensis isolate ETL-2024a chromosome 8, EG11, whole genome shotgun sequence genome:
- the LOC105050473 gene encoding uncharacterized protein → MKPGFRSMKEEARAKTRSLYEAANPIACSKCSRRFPTVKGLSEHHYSHIWEKTSAVKDLGHSSSQRQQALPPTATPVLPTPRFMGKPARQPDINPEKSIWKPLHVAGENYDGDKVAVPVGVNLQCSQLKAPAESTGVNTTDEVKQMELDLSLHL, encoded by the exons ATGAAGCCTGGATTTCGGAGCATGAAGGAAGAAGCCCGGGCCAAAACCCGATCTCTTTATGAAGCAGCCAATCCCATAGCATGCTCCAAATGCAGCAGAAGGTTTCCCACGGTGAAGGGCTTGAGCGAGCATCACTATTCCCACATCTGGGAAAAGACTTCCGCGGTCAAAGATCTCGGGCATAGCTCGAGCCAACGCCAGCAGGCACTACCTCCCACTGCTACTCCAGTCCTTCCTACACCTCGATTCATG GGGAAGCCGGCGCGTCAACCTGACATAAATCCAGAGAAAAGCATCTGGAAGCCTCTACATGTTGCTGGAGAAAACTATGACGGCGACAAGGTAGCCGTTCCAGTTGGTGTCAACCTTCAATGTAGCCAGCTAAAGGCACCGGCGGAGAGTACAGGTGTTAACACTACAGATGAGGTTAAGCAAATGGAGCTGGACTTGAGCCTCCATCTGTAA
- the LOC105050474 gene encoding citrate synthase, mitochondrial, whose protein sequence is MVFFRSVAVLSKLRSRLAQQSTSLGAARWLQIQSASDLDLHSQLKDMIPEQQERLKKLKAENGKVQLGNITVDMVIGGMRGMTGLLWETSLLDPDEGIRFRGLSIPECQKLLPAASPGGEPLPEGLLWLLLTGKVPSKEQVDALSKELQSRSKVPDHVYKAINALPATAHPMTQFTTGVMALQVESEFQKAYDKGLSKAKFWEPTYEDSMNLIARVPVVASFIYRRICKEGQIIPADSSLDYGANFSHMLGYDDPKMLELMRLYVTIHSDHEGGNVSAHTAHLVGSALSDPYLSFAAALNGLAGPLHGLANQEVLLWIKSVVKECGENITTEQLKDYVWKTLNSGKVVPGYGHGVLRKTDPRYTCQREFALKHLPADPLFQLVSKLYEVVPPILTQLGKVKNPWPNVDAHSGVLLNHFGLSEARYYTVLFGVSRSIGIGSQLIWDRALGLPLERPKSVTMEWLENYCKKAA, encoded by the exons GATCTTCATTCTCAATTGAAGGATATGATTCCAGAACAACAG GAGCGCTTGAAGAAACTGAAGGCAGAAAATGGAAAAGTTCAACTCGGCAATATTACTGTTGATATG GTTATTGGTGGAATGAGAGGAATGACTGGGTTGCTATGGGAGACATCTCTACTTGATCCAGATGAG GGTATTCGGTTCAGGGGCCTCTCCATTCCTGAATGTCAGAAACTGTTGCCTGCTGCAAGTCCTGGGGGGGAGCCTTTGCCTGAGGGTCTTCTGTGGCTTCTTTTGACTGGCAAG GTGCCAAGCAAAGAACAAGTTGATGCGCTATCAAAGGAACTGCAGAGTCGCTCAAAAGTTccag ATCATGTTTACAAGGCGATCAATGCTCTTCCAGCAACAGCTCATCCAATGACACAGTTTACTACCGGTGTTATGGCACTACAG GTTGAAAGTGAATTTCAGAAGGCATATGATAAAGGGTTATCTAAAGCAAA GTTCTGGGAGCCGACATATGAGGACTCTATGAACTTAATTGCACGAGTTCCAGTTGTGGCTTCTTTTATTTATCGAAG GATTTGCAAGGAGGGACAAATCATACCCGCTGACAGTTCTCTGGATTATGGTGCAAACTTTTCTCACATGCTGGGATATGATGATCCAAAAATGCTGGAGTTGATGAGACTTTATGTAACAATTCACAG TGACCATGAGGGTGGGAATGTTAGTGCACATACTGCTCATCTG GTTGGTAGTGCTCTGTCGGATCCATACCTTTCATTTGCAGCTGCACTTAATGGTTTGGCTGGACCACTCCATGGTTTGGCTAATCAG GAAGTGCTTTTATGGATCAAATCTGTGGTAAAAGAGTGTGGAGAAAACATTACAACTGAACAGTTGAAAGACTATGTCTGGAAGACTTTAAATAGTGGCAAG GTGGTTCCTGGATATGGGCATGGAGTTCTACGTAAAACAGATCCAAGATATACATGCCAAAGGGAATTTGCATTGAAACATTTACCTGCTGATCCATTGTTCCAGCTG GTTTCAAAGTTGTATGAAGTTGTTCCTCCGATACTTACTCAGCTAGGCAAG GTGAAGAATCCATGGCCCAATGTTGATGCTCATAGTGGAGTCTTGCTGAACCATTTTGGTTTGTCTGAAGCAAG GTATTACACTGTTCTATTTGGTGTCTCAAGAAGCATCGGGATAGGCTCCCAG CTTATATGGGATCGTGCGCTTGGATTACCACTTGAGAGGCCAAAGAGCGTGACCATGGAATGGCTTGAAAACTACTGCAAGAAAGCTGCCTGA